From Brassica oleracea var. oleracea cultivar TO1000 chromosome C3, BOL, whole genome shotgun sequence, a single genomic window includes:
- the LOC106327942 gene encoding probable carboxylesterase 12, with product MDSEIAFDYSPLLKIYKSGRIERLMGETAVPPSLTPENGVISKDVVYSPDDNLSARVYLPEKAADTDEKLPLLVYFHGGGFIIETAFSPTYHNFLTAAVSASDCIAVSVDYRRAPEHPLPISFDDSWTSLKWVFTHIAGSGPESWFNKHADFSKVFLAGDSAGANIAHHMAMRAAKEKLSPELSDSGIFGIILVHPYFWSKTPVDDKETTDAAVRSKIEAIWMMASPNNKDGVDDPWLNVVQSDSVDISGLGCGKVLVLVAEKDALVRQGWGYKAKLEKHGWKGKVELVESEGEEHVFHLTRPDCENALEAMKKFAGFIKGEM from the coding sequence ATGGATTCCGAGATCGCCTTCGACTACTCTCCATTGCTCAAAATCTACAAGAGTGGCCGCATCGAGCGCCTCATGGGAGAAACGGCCGTCCCACCGTCTTTAACCCCAGAAAACGGCGTCATTTCAAAGGACGTCGTTTATTCACCCGACGACAACCTCTCCGCCCGCGTTTACCTCCCGGAGAAAGCTGCCGACACCGATGAGAAACTCCCTCTCCTCGTCTACTTCCACGGAGGAGGCTTCATCATCGAAACAGCTTTCTCACCGACTTACCACAATTTCCTCACGGCGGCCGTCTCTGCTTCCGACTGCATAGCGGTGTCGGTGGATTACCGGCGTGCACCGGAGCATCCGCTTCCGATCTCTTTCGATGACTCGTGGACGTCTCTCAAATGGGTATTCACCCATATCGCCGGATCTGGACCGGAGAGCTGGTTTAACAAACACGCCGACTTCAGCAAAGTGTTCCTCGCCGGAGACAGCGCCGGCGCGAACATCGCTCATCACATGGCGATGAGAGCTGCGAAAGAGAAGCTCAGTCCCGAGTTAAGCGACTCAGGAATCTTCGGGATCATCTTGGTTCATCCTTACTTCTGGTCGAAAACACCCGTCGACGACAAGGAGACAACGGATGCTGCGGTGCGGTCCAAGATCGAAGCGATATGGATGATGGCTAGTCCCAACAACAAAGACGGAGTGGATGATCCGTGGCTCAACGTGGTTCAGTCAGACTCGGTGGATATCTCCGGGTTGGGTTGCGGGAAGGTTTTGGTGTTGGTGGCTGAGAAAGATGCGCTTGTGAGACAAGGTTGGGGTTACAAGGCGAAGCTTGAGAAGCACGGTTGGAAAGGGAAAGTGGAGTTGGTTGAGAGTGAAGGTGAAGAGCATGTGTTTCATTTGACGAGACCTGATTGTGAGAATGCTCTTGAAGCCATGAAGAAGTTCGCAGGGTTTATTAAGGGAGAGATGTAA